The following are from one region of the Brienomyrus brachyistius isolate T26 chromosome 4, BBRACH_0.4, whole genome shotgun sequence genome:
- the LOC125739737 gene encoding uncharacterized protein LOC125739737 translates to MQLPLAQMALMELPEELHNLERSQFQVQSRLRVKRERRKQTSHSRQNTKLWVLVGLTAMILVMLMIYQALQVWGHSRTTGQVSSEQLTSLTQPCPLMLNNLSDNNERKRREIGRRYGSEESEQIVEYYQDEIDLEGLAKRTLGNLWYKWAKYTAASLGQEGCVLRAGPDPSVRVVLFPYTNKRCEEWEMERIMRFWKSLCQEGQAPEKDCRPISNQSERIPYCPYKCLIYQGNTKYAYRVEKHCGQFKPWEGGQQDIMVNKLSFFKGLIYECFTNDGPEEVGIFWGTCGTVWDVKGPRVPNGELSRVPLDALENQSVPLADVWCLCGKEGGLRPTLPYNWGGLCTRVMLASQADIYSRRRPSRSRRFVANYEKDPNVYIDAIGQPRGIPEKYQARSEIAAGFESILIWPTLNKNVEWINYLYYNQQRFTNYTQGALASLGEQLQATSLMTWQNRMALDWLLAEKGGVCVLFGDQCCTFIPNNTAPDGSFTEAMRKLQGLQDEMASNAGQHDGLFDWWYDMWGNWQQALMKALCVGAVLIFALLLIFCCVVPLVRSLVGRALSRQATIAAMSRVVGGPFGAASSWTNTEMDGDIDTLDAVLPIAEVRPFRV, encoded by the coding sequence atgcagctgcccttggctcagatggccctgatggagctcccagaggagctccacaacttggagaggagccagtttcaggttcagagcagactgagggtcaagagggagcgtcgcaagcagaccagccactccagacagaacacgaagctgtgggttctggtagggctgacagcgatgatattggtgatgctaatgatatatcaggcccttcaggtctgggggcacagcaggaccacaggtcaggtgagttcagaacaattgacttcactgactcagccttgtCCTttaatgctgaataacctctcagataacaatgagcgaaagcggagagagatagggaggagatatgggagtgaggagagtgagcaaattgtagAATATTACCAGGATGAAATAGACCTGGAAGGATTAGCAAAACGTACGCTTGGAAAtttgtggtataaatgggctaagtataccgctgCTTCATTAGGacaggagggttgtgtgttgcgtgcaggtcctgacccttcagttagggtagtcctgttcccatacactaataaacggtgtgaagaatgggaaatggagaggattatgagattctggaagagtctgtgtcaggaggggcaggctccTGAGAAAGACTGCAGACCCATATCTAACCAGTCAGAGCGCATACCATACTGCCCCTATAagtgtctgatatatcagggaaatactaaatatgcttacagggtggaaaagcattgtgggcagtttaagccctgggaagggggacagcaagatattatggtgaacaaattgagttttttcaagggacttaTTTATGAGTGTTTTACAAATGATGGGCCAGAGGAGGTAGGCATCTTCTGGGGAACCTGTGGAACTGTTTGGGATGTGAAAGGTCCCCGAGTACCGAATGGAGAACTATCACGTGTTCCGCTGGATGCGTTAGAAAACCAGAGTGTGCCCCTGGCAGATGTGTGGTGCCTGTGTGGTAAAGAGGGTGGATTGAGGCCTACTCTTCCCTATAATTGGggaggcctctgcactagggTAATGTTAGCAAGCCAGGCGGATATATATTCTAGAAGACGACCATCTAGGTCCCGCAGATTTGTTGCAAATTATGAGAAGGATCCCAATGTATATATAGATGCGATTggccagccgaggggcattccagagaaatatcaggcgagaagtgagatagctgctgGTTTCGAATCAATATTAATCTGGCCTActcttaacaaaaatgtggaatggataaattatttgtactataatcagcagaggtttaccaactatactcagggggcactcgcatctctgggggagcagcttcaggccaccagtctgatgacctggcagaacaggatggccctggattggctcctggcagaaaaagggggagtgtgtgtgctgtttggggatcagtgctgtacgtttattcctaataatacagccccggatggttcctttactgaggctatgagaaagttgcaggggttacaggatgagatggcaagtaatgcaggacaacatgacgggttgtttgactggtggtatgatatgtggggcaattggcagcaagcccttatgaaagcactctgtgtgggtgctgtgctcatttttgctctgctactaatcttttgctgtgtagttcctcttgttcgctccctagtggggagagcactgtcccggcaggcaactatagctgcaatgtctagagtggtgggaggaccgtttggagcagcatcctcctggaccaacacagaaatggatggcgacatagacaccttggatgcagtcctgcccatagctgaagttcggccattccgtgtgtga